CCCGCTGCCAGAGACTACCGAAACCGAGGCCAAAGAGCAGACAATAGCCCACGCTGGGCAGATAGAGCACCCTCTCGGCCATTACGAATCCCACGTAGAAGAGCAGATTGCTGGCGGGCAGAAAAGGCAGCACCAGGAAGGCAATGCCCATAAAAGGAGCTAGCCAAGAGGAGCTTTTCGAGGAgatgaaggaggaggaggtggatgtggatgccgtGAAACGATAGCTGGGAGCGGATAGTTGATGGTGGCAATCGCAGGTGAGGCCCAGCCACTTTTGGCAGCTATTGCCACCTAATCGCCTCAAAAGTGGCAGCGAAATGTTGGCCACCTCCTTAAAGTCCATCGATGAGGCTGAGCGGCGCAATCCAGAGCACTTCCACAGAACGGCCAACAAGGATCCGTAGAAACCAACACTCTGGATATTTCGGGCATCCCAAAGCGTTCTGATCCGCGGCACTGCCTCCATTCCCCAGTCGAAGCTCAGATCCTGTGGCCAGAGAAGCAGTCGAAAGTTGGCCACCGGCAGGTACAAAAAGGTGAGAGTCCTCGTCCAAAAACAGGACTCATGGGCCGTCGGATTGTCGGCGGCCGAAAAGGCGGtggaggggcgtggcagcaggCTGAGGCGGCAGTACACTGCGCACAATAGGctaaatcccaaaattgttaGCGATCGAATACGgtgctgaaaataaaaaatattttagaatgtaAAATTTGTCAACATTCATTTGAAGAATTTCTAGGAACATTTAGTAAaagtatttgtaaattttatctcttaaaaacaagttttttCTTGACTTATTACATTATTTCCAAAAATGCTAtagatattaaaattttcccaTTTCTCATTTTAGAGTTTTTTctttctacacacaaaaaaactttgtaaaattaagcaatataattgtcaaacagtccTTAACCACAAAAACGTTTCTaccaattaaatagttactttcaacaacaaaaacacacaattagcaaagacacacacccaaaaaaaaaagacaaaatacatgcaactattttttatagtttcgtAACTATCCGTATAGGTGAAATTTTACCAACCAAACCCTTAGAAAAAGGTTCTTTCGCTCACCTTATCACCATTTTCCCGTCCAACTGCGGACAGGATGTCGCACAGTCCGCACAGGAGCAGTGCCGTGATGGCCGTCTCCTTGCAGAGCAGTGCCGCCAGCGCAAGGATAATGGTGAGGACCAGAGATCCCCACTCCCGATTCAGCATGTGCCGTCGGTAGGAAAGGTAACTGAGCAGGTAGCAAACACAGGCGGCTAAATCCGCCCTGCCCACCAATCCGGCGACCGCCTCCGTGTGGGCGGGATGGGCGGCGAAAAGAGCTCCTGCGGCCAGGACTCCAATCCGAGTGGGCAGGAGTGTGCGCCCCACCAGGAACACCAGCCACGTGGCCACACAGTGGAGCAGAACGTTGACCAGGTGATAGCCCATGGGCGTAATCCCGCCTGCCAGGAAATTCAGCCGGAAGCTGAGCACGCACAGCGGTCGCCAGGAGCCATGGGATCCACTGTCCACCAACGGAGTGCCCCAGAAGTCGTTCCGCAGAAGATGCGCCGCTGGGTGAAATCCTGTCACGTCTCCATTCGCCAAGATGGCGCGTCTGCAAGGATACAAGAAGAaatcatattatatttatgctggtacactaagaaaaatttactTAAGAtacaaaagttataaaaaatacgTCAGTACACTTATTTATTCAAGCCAGTTTTCCTACACATTCCAACTCATTCAACTCATTTTGAACATTGTCAAttcgaatatgtattttttgttattcatgcagatgtctaatatatatctttaaaattaataagtatAGATTTATCcttttactatttatttaaatctaaaatataatattatcttaagtgtagtatttgttttgtttttagttaattggttaattattttattttcaaaacaacTGCTTGGGATTTTGTAGTAATAAGCTATATTTAACGCAGATTTTTTGTGGGTCGTTATTTCTTGTGTGTCCACGGCTCACATTACTTCGGTTGAGTATGGGCCTCGAACAACCTGTGGCACACCTgtccaattaattaaaatgattaattGTACAGCCAGGACCTGGTCTATCTCCTCATTTCTCACACCTCCCATCTGCAGTGGCCCAAAGTGGCCGGATCTCCTCAACTTGACTCCTTTCGTCTCGACTTTCCTGCTACACGAAATCGGAGAGTCCTGAATCCTATATTCTATGGGACCACTTGTGCTTGCGCCTCTTGTcctatttattttgcttttactaGGATTGGTTGAATCTTTGGGACAGAGTATGTTGATTATATAGTGGGTTATTtgcattaaaacatgaacaATAAACAAGgatagttaaatattttaaaatataaaaataaaatataattcttaaatatgtttttattaaatttattttaagtttatggCTTACAAgcttatacaattttaaagaagGGTATTTAAAAGCTTGGTATTCCTAGTAATTTCATGTCTGCCCATTTTTATTgtccttttgtttttgcactcggcataaatattgttaaagtGCCAAGCGACAGTTGACTCGCCAGCCCCGCCCCTTTTTCCGAGCTGCCGCCCTCCTCGTCCTTGCTGTGCACTTGCGGCTTGATTAATTGCCGATTTGTTGGCGTATTTTGTGCCTCTGTTGTAAAGCAGCACACACCGATATACATGTATACAGGGATATACACCTATATCTGTGTACAAACAGGACCTGTGTCATTGTATATGGCGGACAGGTCCTTGGTAATTGCCTCGCCGTTGTAGCGCTCCTTGTTGGCCTAATCGATTTGGCCGGCACAGTGGCTCCGGGTCAGGTAGCCATATAATCAGGGTTAGTTTGTTATCGGCGTTGTTGCTCCTGTTTGCGGCAATTTATAGAGGGCTTGCAATAATACCCTGACCATTTTATGCataattagtttttagatGTACCCAGTAAATGTCATTAATTAACTTTCCAACTTTACCGAGGGCTTTTAGCTGAGTTTTCAGCAGAGTTTTGTCCCAGAAACAATATTGCATCAATATATTTATCAATGTCAACTGATTCGGTGACTTGAATTGCTCTCATTTTAAGAGAGTATAAATTACGTAATGTAggctttaattaattaacgGTTTGAAAGCAAAAGTTGAGATGAATTTTATAAACGTGTTTTTATTGGCAagccaaatttaaaatatttgtatttaccgTAAATATTTGCTTGTTAATGCTTGGAATAtccattcaatatttatttgtttgaacattttattaaaattcgtTTGATTTCCCTCACCTCaatgtacatttttttgtttgaaaggtTATAGGTATCTTAGCAtttataaattgcattttaaatttcagcTCGTTAAATAATGaaggaatatttattttatcttttttctGCCTCTGGCTGTAGTTTTAGGGTCTTTTGGGGTATACGAAAGTTCAAAGGTTGTGCAAACAAATACATATCCGCCGATGCCTGGAGGGCTTTGAGAGGAGGGAAGAAAGTCCAAAGAAAAGTCAAATGCAAACACATAAGTTAGAGagcattttgaataaaaattcggttttcaatttaatattttatttatcattcGAATTTGAATGCCATGGAATGGGTGACCGGAAATATGAATTGTGGCAAGGTTTATTGCACGAGTGTGTGCGTTCAGCGTTCAGCGTTCAGCTCTTTCAATGCCAGAAAAAGGTAATAAAGAAAGAGGATGTGCATGTGGTGCTGGAAGGTGGTGCCACAAATTGGGTTTACAAATTCGCCGCAGAGACGTGCCCAACTATAAGGCAGACTTATTGCCGAGAACCTGCGTCGGTGGTGCCTTGGTGCCTTTTTCTGTGAGTGCCATTCGGGTGTGGGAGCCCACTCATCTACacttcaatttcaattgaCATTCCGAAGTATCCAGTCCCCCGTTTTCCGTCCCCCAACCGATCCCTTTTAGTTTGCGCCAAAGCAGCCACAAAAATGTCGTCGagagcaaacaaattcttatcgGAAGAGCACAAAGCAAAAGCACAGAACGCAGATGAAGGAGCTGCTAAGTTGGAAAGTACTCGCATGCTATGCACAGTTGTGGGTAAAATACCATGGTGGTCTATCTTAGAATTACAACAGAATGTCTTTGGAAAgcttaaaatatcaaatacgatttttcagaatttttcaTAATATGCTTTTGCTTGAAAATTAGCTTAGAAAGGTACAAAAcgtattgttgcatacttttcgacacctttgaaatatattttaaaatatactcaAATTGAGATTGGAATATAGTTTGAGATAACTCTAAAACAAAAGGGGATAtacttacaatttaaaatgaaattacttCTTTTGAACTGCATATTTTTAGTTCGTTCCTAATTATAAGGCCTAAAAACGTAGATCTTAACGTGATCCTAATCTTATGTCAGTTACTGTTTTGCCTATGTGCCCGTGGGAAATTCTGGGCTAGTGCTTCTACTATTTTTGGGGCTGCAATCGTTTTTCCAGCTTCCCGTAGAACATAAACGAACCGAAAATTGTTCTACGCCTCATTTGCAAGGCGGTGCCAAGGTAACTTTCAAATATTGAAAAGAAATTTCATTGCATACCTCGGGGCGGATGCACACAAAGCTTTCTATTTGCGGGTATTACGAATATGGGAGATGGGCTTAACTCCCGACATGCTCGGGGTCTCCAAGTCACCTCCTCGAAGTCAGCGTCAACATTATCGTCATCAGCAGAATTTCCGCAGTTCCCTTTTTTGTGCTTTATCATCGTAACTAGTGAATGAATAGCAATAGCAAGGCCAACAACCAAAACATCAACACCCACCGACAGCGGaagtggcaacaacaacacgagGGGGAGGGGTGGGTGGATGTGAGGGGTTGGGGGCTTTAGAGGGCTCTGTaggtagcaacaacaacaataacaacgacAATGGAAGGCTTCAAGCAGCTTACAAGTGCGGCATGTTGCTGCCGTTATCGTTCGCTTTTCACTCTCAACTCGAGCAGCAGGCCAGAGACAGGATCAGGATCCCGAGGAGGAGAAAGAGGAGCAGGAACCAAGTCTCAGGCAATCGAGGAACAGCCAGCCACAACACACACGATGCACAGTGGAAACAATTGTTTAAATGGTgtactaaataaaaaaattgtcaacttggtaatacataaaaaaagtaaaataattttatacattttatagcGACTTATTCAATAAAGAAatctatttatataaattttagtaaTTTCAGTCGTATATTTAtgatacattaaaaataattaggaaatattttagacCTAACTTTACTTATCATGTTAATTTTTGGTGATACAGTTTTACGGCTTACTAATTGTTATCTTAAAGATACTTTGTCatctattttaaatatcttgcTAATGTTTAGTGGAAATAACAAAGATgactgatttttaaaaaatatatgattaacattttaaaaatatttaaaaatattatattttattttaaccacCTAATCCACTGTGGGGCTCACATCAGCCGCACACACAAAAGCACGGACAGCCAAACAGGACTGTGGTTGGCTTTTGTTGAAGACAATATATCATAGCATCAGCACCGAATGTGGACACCATTCTTGCCTTCCGTTCTGTGCCCAGCCCTCCATTTTCCCCCGCAACCATTTTCCTGGCTACCCACAACATTTgtatttgttgctgccgttgtgCTTATGTAAAGtgaaaattttcgattttatataGGTAGGTACAAGAGAAAAAAGAGCACAAAATTCTGTTACTCTGGTTGCAAACAAACACCCACTCGACCGCCCATCCACCCATCGTTTGTGAAGAGTGCCTAGCGTCCGGTGGTTGTGTGCCATCaaaattacgtatacgtaacgTTGTTACTgctgttgttgattttttacagccgctgttgctgctgctttgttgttgtcgctgtcCTTTTAATACGGCACATAAATTATTGTAAGACTGCAGATTGGGGGATGTTTGGCaaggttttcctttttttttttttttgaaaaatggaaGTATATCAAGTTGAAGGTGTGAATCGGGTGACCAATAAAAGCAGGGCTATTAAAGATTCAAAATTctctttaaaaagtttaggCACACATATTATATACAACtttctattaaatataatagagtGAGCCACCAATCACACATAATTATAGCCCATTAGTTCAATTATTGGCAAACTTCTTGATCACCACACTCCATCAAAAAATTGCCAAGCATAACTTATTAAAATCACATATCTCTCTTTAACAATTGCCAACAACAGAGCCTCGGAGCTTCCCCTGTGCCAAAATAATTTCTTTCCCTTCACCAAGCGAAGCCATTGGTCTTTTTCCAGTTGATAGGAAACAAATTGAAGGGAATTCTGCCATTTAATAAATCATGTTTTGTCTGGCCCGGCTTGACAATAATAACTTGTGCTCGTGTGGTCACAGTGGCCATGTTGTGGGATGACCGCAGAGCATACGAACGAACCGGCCGATAGGTAGGCTCcggcactgggaaaaattttaaatataatggaTATGTGAaatagaagacatttttgtataaaaattatttattaaaaactttataatGAAATCTGAGTTGGTTATTTATAAAGACCAGCAGACTTTtatttctaacaattttttaaataagtagactttttataaaaaatattgcaatCCCTTATTGTAAGTTAAGTTggcaaatatatttcaaaaaattgtaaatgtaaaagaaatattatttttaaattcgaatttttcTTACGGTGCCCAGGACCAAGGACCGGTTCCAACTGGTGTTGGCAACTGCGTGAAAGTGACCGCAGGACCTTCCGGTCGAGCAAAAAACATAAACTCGCATACAACTTTCGTGTGGCAAAAAGGGGAAGCTGAGTTACATAAGTTGCGTTTATTATTTGCccgactgtgtgtgtgtgtgtttgtgagtgTGGCGGTAAGTTTTGCGCTTGTTTTCTGGACAGCACAAAATAACGAGCTACAGCGAAGGCATCGAGCTGAGCACTTTGTGCATAACTTGCCCAGCCCACTCCCATTCTCCAACTCCGCCAGGACAATTGTACGCCGGCATTGTAGTTGAGCCAGGAGCAGAACAGGAGTCACTTGTTTGCCGGAATGGTCAGAAAGCTCACCGGGTTGACTCCTGAATCCTGGCTGCAAAGCTAGACCATTTGTGTGGGGGGCAGAAAGGGAGTGAAAAGAGGCGGAGGGCAAGTCCTTGGGGAAATTCCTGTCCATTGTACATGACTTTTGATATTTATGGGTAATTTCGTTTGCGTTTGCAGCATTTCAATGCGGCCAGGTGAGTGCGAGAAAGAAGGAGAAGCTGGGACTCGCCCAGCTCAGGGgcataaatcaacattttgttttttaatttgctcCATCGCTCCGTCGCCGTCTGATTCTGACTCTTACTGTGACTCTGACAATGGCACTGGATCTCGATCTCCAGCGTATATATATCAACAATGCCCAGGCGATAAGCCAGCAACTGGTCTGCTTCAAGTTTTACAATTAGGCGAGCCGAGAATTTATGATGGtgattttatcaaataaatggCGGCACTTGGCGcacaattaataataaacttttgtatttttcgcttgcctttttttttgtcattttcgGCGACAAAACGTTGCTCCTGGCCATTGGCAGAACGGAGCGGAAAAGCCAAAGAACCAAGGACCAGACACCCAAACCAGACCAAACCAGACCATTTACCTTCGTCAACCTGCTGACatatggaatttttaattCGGTTAAATTTTTCTCACCTGTCATCGTAGACAAATCCAGCGTTAAGTGTGTTTAGGTACAGGACAAAAGCGAGTGCCGAGCAGCCGGCGAGTCCTGCGTAGTCCTTGTGGGAAAGAGCCGGCGACATGCTGCAAGGGAGACAGAGACAGAAAGTTACAGTGAGTCAGACATTCAGACAGacagaatataaatataaaagtcgAGTGTCATAAAATATATGCTGAAATTCATTCTCGAAGCCTCCTCCTGCAGCAACGGCAAGAACAAAGCACTTAATCCTCACGGAGGCAGGTCCTCCGACTCGTCCAGATGGGCCATTTTCCATTCTCTGCGGCATTTTCGTTATGACAacatttacatattttccttttttatcctgccgctgttgttgttttccttCTTGCCGTTGCTGATGGCCTTAAGCACgatttaattacttaattttttttgttagcaaATTCAAGGTGAGGGGTAAAGGCGGCaaggaattttttgaatttgtttaaatacatttgaaagggatttttggaattttaattatttggccAGGAactcataaaattttatttgttgtttaaaatttcaaaaggttcataaaacaaaaaaatgtttgaattaaattttaaagatttaacaAAACCACTAGGAtttgaaaatcatttataaatgtgcctaaaagtatgccatAAAAAAGGGACATACATTTTAGTGTGGCACACTTTTAGTGACCTtaatagttgattttaaaactcttGATAAGACATATGACTAATACTCGTATTCGATTGGTTAAACACCAGTTCATTAAGAATTAATTACCCTTATAGCAGACGCTTTCACCCAATAAACCCAGCTATTTTCGGCCATCGAACCCCTGTACAATCAGCAATCAAAACTGTTGAATGCAAACAAACCCTAATGCACGTGCCTAATGATTATTGCCGCAGTGGAGCAAAATGTCCGGAATCATCGTCCCCATCATCATCGTTGTTGTAGTTTCATTCATTGTGGTCAGCGTGTCTGCTCTGGCTGAACTCGTTTGTCATGGCATTCTTCGTTTTATATTAGCCGCAGACATGTTGTGTCTACGTGGAGGCCATCTATAGAGCCCCTTCCGAATCACCGACGCCCGCTGACGGAAATTAAATGTTACGACGACATTCTGGATCGTCCTGCCAACCGAAACGGAGCATGCAATACAGGAATACAGGCTCTGAAATGCAGAATACGGCAAAGGCATTCCCATTGTCCTGTTTGGGGGGATCTCCAACCCCAACACCAACCCCATTCCTCCGCATCATCTGCTCATCTTTCAGTGGTGTTGGCCATGGCGGTGCTGTTGTCATCATCACCATCAGCGCCATTACGAATAATGAGTGTGGTCGGTGGCCCATCCACTCGGTGGGTGGATATTCGGACCAACTGCCTTGGTCAGGGCACGAAAATTGTTATCTCGCACATTGCAGACGATTTCCGGCAGGCATTTCGCCCACGTATGTACAcagcgaatgcgaatgcgacgGCGACGGCAACTGCGACTCTGATCCAGATTCGGATACGGATTGAGATTCTGATTCACATGATGGCAGCGGGAGGCGGTGGTATAACAGGAATTAAGTTCGCACCGTTTGCAAATGACAATGGTTATACAACGGCGGACTGCATTCAATGCACTGAGGTAAAATAGGATAATCCCATAAATtgttagaaaaaattttcattttaaacccagtttgtaaaatatttaattgagttaaatttataaaacttttttgtggATATTATCTTACTTTTGTCACTTGAGTCTATAATTCTATATTTCTATAAgtctataattataattggcttaacatttataaaattgctttgaatttttttttccaagtaTGAAAAAcagtatatttttgtaaatatttattaaatacacacacatttgAACATCATTTTATACTTCAGTCTCTAAGGCTGACAAAGGTTTTTCCCTTAGTTATCTGACATCGCGACAATTTTGTTTGCTCTTCCTGTTCGTTGCTTTGAATTTCCTCAACTGTAGCACCTGTACAAACCTCCTTTAGTTCCAGATGAATTTTTGTTACTACCAAATTTGCGGTTTTATTCTTTTGGTCTTACGgttattaaaaacatatatttaacTTAGAAAAATCTCTTTCTGAATAGGCCAACAATACGATATTTAATGATAAAATTCAAGTTTTCTAAGTAAACAGCTTCAATTAACAATCCAGATAGGCATAGATCATAGATGCCCTATCAAGCCAAATTTCAAGCTCAAGTTCCAAGAGCCAAATTAGCTCGCATTCAATAATCTTTTCGGGCCCAGCCTCGCTTTTTGTTGTACCTATAAGCTGATGGAATCATAGCTTCTCCCAGTCCCACACACTTAATACTAACCCACCCACATCCTTTGACGGAGCAACCAGTACGCATACAAGGAGTCGCCCTCTTTTGGCTTCGCAATGACGCTGCTAATGAGCTCTAATAACGATAATAATGCCCACGCAAATAGTAAATATGAATACACATGCTCATATATGGGATACGTTTATATACGCATCTTTGGAAGGGTCGGATGAATGGCCGTCATTTGCCGGCTATGATAATGGGCTCTCTGGCCCAGGGGATGCAACTGATTGGCATTGTCGAGGATGAAAGCGATAGTTTGCCGGAATATGCCTCTTAAATATAATGATTTCCCCAAAAATACCAAAGTGATTTTCGATGAAAATAGCTAAATGTTTTTGCCAACTCATCGGTATTAACATTTTGGGAACCCATCATAAATAGAAATGGCCTTCAAAAGGTAAAATTAGGCAGATTAATATACAGCCAGTAATAATCGAAGCAAAATACATTTCATTGGCATTAGGAactatttaaacattttatttatttatttaagaattatAAACCTTTAATTGCCTTCAGGGAACTACATTGTTTTTGGTTGGCActtatcatttaaaatatgtctGACTTTGTACCTAGCATTCTATTCCATTTTCCGCTAATATATGTAAAACCAGTAGGTATCAtaaatagatttaatttaGGTATATACctatattacaaaaatttaaatattgcctTCAGGGAACTTTTATgcttttatacattttttttataaataaaaatattttaattattaggtCAATCAATTCATATAATCGCTTTTTCGTTATTTAGTTtccttaaaacaaataaaacacaaaatccTTTACCCATCTACAACCCGTAGCCGCAAAAGAACAAGTTAATTGAATCAATTTAAACataattcaaatgaaattaaacaTATATCCGCTACACAGACACGGGCTTACCGCTCCCCGGTTCTCTAATGACATCCCTTAAATCCCGTAATTCCCTGCCGATACTTTAAATAAccgctttaattaaatttattgatttttgcattttaagctTTGCGTTTGTTGTCCCTGCAGACACGGCTCCTGGCTGTGTGGGCTCCTTTCGAAGTTGCGCGGCAAAGTTAACCCTGACAGACGCCGCCAGGTGTTGGGACAAAAGTTGAGAACAAAGCGCAGACAGGACCTCCTCAAGCAGTCCAATTAATTTCGATTGTCGAAAATAAAGCGAGACAATCACAGGACGACGAGCGGCAAGTATATATTAATCAAATGGCGCCAAAGACGAGGACAGCCGGAAGGCAGCGGGAAAGCGagggaaagcgggaaaagcgAGCGAAACGAGGACATCGAGCACCCTCCAGACGTGTCCTGTCTGCTGACATGAAGAGGCCTCAAGGTCCTGACGAAAGGCTCCTCAGCTGGCGTCGCGAATTACTTTGCTAATTTTCCTGCGCCAGACGCGAGCCATCTGTCCTTGTATCTACAATGGAATTCGTATCGTGACGATGTATTTATACCCGGTACTTTTGGGTATATTGTATCAAAATAAACGTGAACTAATTTCAAGTGTGAAACTGCATCAGAAAGCTTTTAATATCACTTATTctggtgtctaaaagtatgcaagaaaaatcacaaataaattgttgcatactGTTCGACACCTTTTTAAAGTGATTTATACTTATTGCTagattaattcaattttaaaacagcT
The genomic region above belongs to Drosophila takahashii strain IR98-3 E-12201 chromosome 2L, DtakHiC1v2, whole genome shotgun sequence and contains:
- the Tmtc1 gene encoding protein O-mannosyl-transferase Tmtc1, which encodes MHTPHCRRPSMSPALSHKDYAGLAGCSALAFVLYLNTLNAGFVYDDRRAILANGDVTGFHPAAHLLRNDFWGTPLVDSGSHGSWRPLCVLSFRLNFLAGGITPMGYHLVNVLLHCVATWLVFLVGRTLLPTRIGVLAAGALFAAHPAHTEAVAGLVGRADLAACVCYLLSYLSYRRHMLNREWGSLVLTIILALAALLCKETAITALLLCGLCDILSAVGRENGDKHRIRSLTILGFSLLCAVYCRLSLLPRPSTAFSAADNPTAHESCFWTRTLTFLYLPVANFRLLLWPQDLSFDWGMEAVPRIRTLWDARNIQSVGFYGSLLAVLWKCSGLRRSASSMDFKEVANISLPLLRRLGGNSCQKWLGLTCDCHHQLSAPSYRFTASTSTSSSFISSKSSSWLAPFMGIAFLVLPFLPASNLLFYVGFVMAERVLYLPSVGYCLLFGLGFGSLWQRAKDSRRSRTMLFCGLGLLLGIHGLRTCRRNLDWRDEEQLFRSAIGVNPPKALGNLGSVLSAQGRYEEAELALRMALGHRPTMADAHFNLGVVHQRQLNFSSAVPCFRRAIGLRPQLAAAYLNLGTSLISLGDHRQEAISVLRTGARLEGIGVRDRGAHEEARYTCYLQLSVLHRADGRLQEAASMLRESLKALTLLSQKQRAVLHLRLGEILAELQDWKEAEQQQRLALQLQPEQGAAYVTYGQTLARNGSRLAEAESWFKRALQLAPLEASSHHHYADFLEQQERHHEALGLRLRAAALAPNDYTLQSCVADALRLVNRLAEAELWYRKAVTLQPLAAHAHANLGAILQMRGHRREAVECYRRALELQPGHAISRANLAKMNLHKDTNE